A region from the Dehalococcoides mccartyi CG5 genome encodes:
- a CDS encoding YebC/PmpR family DNA-binding transcriptional regulator has translation MSGHSKWATIKHAKGAADAKRGQLFTKLSREIIFAAKQGGPSPEGNARLRLAIQKAKDSRMPSDNIERAIKKGSGELEGTTVIEMILEGYGPGGVAVLVNGMSDNRNRTVSDVRHMFSKGGGSLAESGAVSWIFEAKGVIGVETAGLDTDELSLKAIDMGAEDVNTDEGYMEIYTAMPDMEKIRQQLETQGVTIDSAEINMVPKNTVKLDEETAMQVLKLLDKLEELDDVQTVSSNADFDPEVVEKYHSQA, from the coding sequence ATGTCGGGACATTCCAAGTGGGCTACCATAAAGCATGCCAAGGGGGCGGCTGATGCCAAACGTGGCCAGCTGTTTACCAAGCTTTCCCGCGAAATCATCTTCGCCGCCAAACAGGGTGGCCCCAGCCCCGAAGGGAATGCCCGACTCCGCCTAGCCATACAAAAAGCCAAAGACAGCCGCATGCCTTCCGATAATATTGAACGGGCTATTAAAAAAGGCTCCGGCGAACTGGAAGGAACGACTGTTATTGAAATGATTCTGGAAGGCTACGGACCCGGAGGTGTTGCCGTACTGGTAAACGGTATGAGCGACAACCGCAACCGCACAGTTTCAGATGTCCGCCACATGTTCTCCAAAGGCGGCGGCAGTTTGGCTGAATCAGGGGCTGTATCCTGGATATTTGAAGCCAAAGGGGTTATCGGAGTGGAAACCGCCGGACTGGATACCGATGAACTGTCTCTAAAAGCCATAGACATGGGGGCGGAAGACGTAAACACAGATGAAGGCTACATGGAAATCTATACGGCCATGCCGGATATGGAAAAAATCCGCCAGCAGCTGGAAACACAGGGCGTAACCATAGATTCAGCCGAAATAAATATGGTACCCAAGAATACCGTTAAGCTGGACGAAGAGACCGCCATGCAGGTTTTAAAGCTTCTGGACAAGCTGGAGGAACTGGATGACGTCCAGACTGTATCCTCCAATGCAGATTTTGACCCCGAAGTAGTGGAGAAATACCACTCCCAGGCTTAA
- the ruvA gene encoding Holliday junction branch migration protein RuvA, with protein sequence MISSLNGILEASGKDWAVINVSGVGFRCYMPATSPALIGGLGQRVRVFTHLHVREDALSLFGFATTEELSLFETLIDVSGIGPKLGLAMLSVMNAEALASAIISGNAELLSTIPGIGKKTSSRIILELKDKIAKNWEAGVLSQVTEANSDILATLTALGYSSSEAAKAISSLGDNGDLPLEERIKLALNYFNNK encoded by the coding sequence ATGATTTCAAGCCTGAACGGTATTCTGGAAGCCAGCGGCAAAGACTGGGCAGTAATAAATGTCTCAGGGGTAGGTTTTCGCTGTTATATGCCCGCCACTTCTCCCGCCCTTATCGGCGGGCTGGGGCAGAGAGTACGGGTATTTACCCACCTGCACGTCCGTGAAGATGCCCTGTCCCTGTTCGGTTTCGCCACAACCGAGGAACTCTCCCTGTTTGAAACCCTAATAGACGTAAGCGGCATAGGTCCTAAACTGGGCTTGGCTATGCTTTCGGTTATGAATGCCGAAGCCTTGGCTTCAGCCATAATAAGCGGCAACGCAGAGCTACTCTCCACCATACCGGGCATAGGCAAAAAAACCTCCAGCCGCATTATTCTGGAACTGAAGGACAAGATAGCCAAAAACTGGGAGGCAGGGGTACTCAGCCAGGTTACCGAAGCCAATTCAGATATTTTAGCTACCCTGACCGCTCTGGGGTACTCCTCAAGCGAAGCCGCCAAAGCCATCTCCAGTTTGGGGGATAACGGTGACTTGCCTCTGGAAGAACGGATAAAACTGGCACTAAACTACTTTAACAACAAGTAA
- a CDS encoding uracil-DNA glycosylase family protein: protein MHDKEELLKGIYIEIARCVRCNLHTTRTCSVPGEGNADAKIMFIGEAPGFNEDQQGRPFVGAAGKFLTELICSIGLTREDVYITNVVKDRPPGNRDPLPDEISACCNFLDRQIEIIKPKIIVTLGRFSMARYFTGITISKIHGQPMRRDGIIYYPMYHPAAALHQGGLRKEIEQDMLRIPGLLEELKCAEALLVPKEPPTRQLGLF from the coding sequence ATGCATGATAAAGAAGAATTACTCAAGGGCATATATATAGAAATAGCCCGTTGTGTACGTTGTAATCTTCATACTACCCGTACCTGTTCTGTCCCCGGTGAAGGGAATGCCGATGCCAAAATTATGTTTATTGGCGAAGCCCCCGGTTTTAACGAAGACCAGCAGGGGCGTCCCTTTGTAGGTGCAGCCGGCAAATTCCTGACAGAGCTTATCTGCTCTATAGGGCTTACGCGGGAAGATGTGTATATTACCAATGTAGTTAAAGACCGTCCGCCGGGCAACCGTGACCCCCTGCCGGACGAGATTTCTGCCTGTTGCAATTTTCTGGACCGCCAGATAGAAATAATAAAACCAAAAATCATAGTCACTCTGGGCAGGTTTTCTATGGCCAGGTACTTCACCGGTATTACCATAAGTAAAATTCATGGTCAGCCGATGAGACGGGACGGGATAATTTATTATCCTATGTACCACCCGGCCGCAGCCCTGCACCAGGGGGGCTTACGTAAGGAGATTGAACAGGATATGCTCCGGATACCGGGGTTGCTTGAAGAACTGAAATGTGCCGAGGCGCTTTTAGTTCCCAAAGAACCTCCAACCCGGCAGTTAGGCCTGTTCTGA
- the acpS gene encoding holo-ACP synthase, giving the protein MLYTGTDIIEIRRIKAAEARWGEHFLNRIFTPAELSLCKDRFPSLAARFAAKEAVIKVLSLPKNQSYTEIETLNLPEGQPSVNLYGQARDKANILGIKHLSISLSHCREYAIAMVVAQD; this is encoded by the coding sequence ATGCTTTACACCGGTACAGATATTATTGAAATCCGCCGCATCAAAGCGGCTGAAGCCCGCTGGGGCGAACACTTTTTAAACCGCATATTCACCCCGGCTGAATTATCTTTATGTAAAGACCGATTCCCCTCACTGGCAGCCCGTTTTGCCGCTAAAGAAGCGGTAATAAAGGTACTCAGCCTGCCTAAAAACCAAAGCTACACAGAGATTGAAACCCTGAACCTGCCTGAAGGCCAGCCGTCAGTCAATCTGTACGGGCAGGCACGGGATAAAGCCAATATCCTTGGTATCAAACACCTGTCTATCAGCTTGTCTCACTGCCGCGAATATGCCATTGCAATGGTAGTTGCCCAAGACTGA
- a CDS encoding ribonuclease J: MAKPKLKIVPLGGLGEIGKNMMSVEYGEDIILIDCGLMFPEEEMLGIDLVIPDISYVLENREKVRGIVITHGHEDHIGALPYILPQINVPIYCTKLTQGLISVKLKEAKLLHQTKINVIPSDGTFKLGKLKVDFYPVCHSLPDSVGLVIQTPIGAVVHSGDFKLDYTPVDGKPTNLSRLAMLGSRGVLLLMSDSTHVELPGYTPSETVVGENIDRIIGAATGRVLVTTFASLISRQQQVIDAAAKYGRKLFFAGRSMTEIHKMATDLGYLKVPEGLVCNIEQLQRVPPEKVVLMTTGSQGEPTSALVRIANRDFRHVHIMKGDTVIISASPIPGNESLVSRTIDSLFRQGAKVFYDRIAKVHVHGHASQEELKLVLNLVNPKYFVPVHGEYRHLTMHAELARTMGVAPENAFVMEDGDILELNTKSGRITGKVPSGNVYVDGLSVGDVGGVVLRNRRMLSQDGIVVAIVAINKQTGMLVGRPDIVSRGFVDPDESKAMLDASRDLIIKLLDHDGKDIPEGAMYNDVKETLNKFYYEQTKRRPMVIPVMVKV; this comes from the coding sequence ATGGCAAAACCTAAACTTAAGATTGTACCTCTGGGTGGCCTGGGTGAGATAGGCAAGAATATGATGTCTGTAGAATATGGGGAAGACATCATCCTGATAGACTGCGGGCTTATGTTCCCCGAAGAAGAAATGCTGGGTATAGATTTGGTAATACCCGACATTTCATATGTACTGGAAAACCGTGAAAAAGTACGGGGTATTGTAATTACCCACGGACATGAAGACCATATAGGGGCGTTACCCTATATACTTCCCCAGATAAATGTACCTATTTATTGTACTAAACTTACCCAAGGGCTTATTTCGGTAAAGCTGAAGGAAGCCAAACTGCTCCACCAGACCAAGATAAATGTTATCCCGTCTGACGGTACTTTCAAGCTGGGTAAACTCAAAGTAGACTTCTATCCGGTCTGCCACAGTCTGCCGGATTCGGTGGGGCTGGTTATCCAGACGCCTATCGGGGCGGTAGTCCACAGCGGTGATTTCAAACTGGACTATACGCCGGTAGACGGCAAACCTACCAATCTGTCACGTTTGGCTATGCTGGGCTCGCGTGGAGTACTGCTTTTGATGTCAGACTCCACCCATGTGGAACTGCCCGGTTATACCCCCTCGGAAACTGTGGTGGGCGAAAATATTGACCGTATTATCGGGGCGGCTACGGGGCGGGTACTGGTTACCACCTTTGCTTCGCTTATTTCCCGCCAGCAGCAGGTTATTGATGCCGCTGCCAAATACGGGCGCAAGCTCTTTTTTGCCGGCCGCAGTATGACTGAAATTCATAAAATGGCTACCGATTTGGGCTACCTTAAAGTGCCTGAAGGTCTGGTATGCAATATAGAGCAGCTTCAGCGTGTACCCCCGGAGAAAGTGGTTTTGATGACTACCGGTTCTCAGGGTGAACCTACCTCTGCCCTTGTTCGTATAGCCAACCGTGATTTCCGCCATGTCCACATAATGAAAGGGGATACCGTAATTATTTCGGCGTCCCCCATACCCGGCAATGAATCACTGGTAAGCCGTACTATAGACAGCCTTTTCCGCCAAGGGGCTAAAGTGTTTTATGACCGCATAGCCAAAGTACATGTACACGGGCATGCCAGTCAGGAAGAACTGAAGCTGGTACTCAATCTGGTCAACCCCAAGTACTTTGTGCCCGTGCATGGCGAATACCGCCACCTGACCATGCATGCCGAGCTTGCCCGGACTATGGGTGTTGCTCCGGAAAATGCCTTTGTCATGGAAGACGGGGATATACTGGAGTTAAATACCAAGTCCGGTCGTATTACGGGCAAAGTCCCGTCCGGCAATGTCTACGTAGATGGTTTGAGTGTGGGTGATGTGGGCGGGGTGGTACTCCGCAACCGCCGTATGCTTTCACAGGACGGTATCGTAGTGGCAATTGTGGCTATTAACAAGCAAACCGGTATGCTGGTGGGCAGGCCGGATATTGTTTCCAGGGGATTTGTTGATCCTGATGAATCTAAAGCTATGCTGGATGCCAGTCGTGACCTTATAATCAAGCTGCTTGACCATGACGGTAAGGATATTCCCGAGGGGGCTATGTATAATGATGTTAAAGAAACGCTGAACAAGTTTTACTACGAGCAGACTAAACGGCGTCCCATGGTTATCCCGGTTATGGTAAAAGTGTAG
- a CDS encoding DNA translocase FtsK translates to MPKKEDPRETLRNARPRAKTPAKITASKRKKPALVRSKTKKIASKKAFSSTPAKGGASWLWVMLVASAMAFVVWQWEGVTDFFANFGSGTAGLFGWGLLLILLGIIIAIVALRFDQMSEWAHRYRLNLWNKWLGGVVLILAAWGMLGMMDAGGDIGLGILGGKTDVNGFMRVLALIVLGIILLAPGAVWKSLSGLFKGIFRPSRRSNMPEVARLDRTVVSRPVFGGHEDSISPDMGEPVRRLANTKPASKIELPSIKLPSFGKTESRVIEIKNPLAAKTAPQTELPNMPAENTAREPKPADDRSDADRRQVASEVWKKYGEAEGLVEMDGWKLPPIEMLDKTTEIGFSEADNLQRARAIEDALASYGVEGKVIQINAGPTVTQFGVEPGWDRKFKEIKERDKDGETTSRQVEVSKTRVKVDRIASLANDLALALAAPSLRIEAPVPGKSIVGIEVPNTSFGVVSMRSVMETNTFQKILARSPLALALGKGAGGEAVSGDLTKMPHLLIAGATGSGKTVCLNSIICCMLLNNTPASVKFIMIDPKRVELTPFNGLPHLATPVIVDVEKALSALRWLAAEMDRRYQTLAAAGSRNIEGYNKTRVGSDRMAFIVLIIDELADLMMAGFDEVEHILCRLAQMARAVGIHLVVATQRPSVDVITGLIKANFPTRISFAVTSQVDSRTILDMVGAEKLLGRGDMLYMPTEAAKPKRLQGCYVSDAESERLIYFWTNQKDISPSEALKVEEITAPPPAQKSRTKDPLFDEAMALISEHNNIISASFLQRKMHIGYPRAARLADELREAIEGDDGKAEVPKDEY, encoded by the coding sequence ATGCCTAAAAAAGAAGATCCCAGAGAAACCCTGCGGAATGCAAGGCCAAGGGCAAAAACCCCGGCTAAGATAACTGCAAGCAAGCGTAAGAAACCTGCCCTTGTGCGTAGCAAGACCAAAAAAATCGCCTCAAAGAAGGCTTTTTCAAGCACTCCCGCCAAGGGAGGAGCGTCTTGGCTTTGGGTTATGCTGGTAGCTTCGGCTATGGCCTTTGTGGTCTGGCAATGGGAAGGCGTGACAGACTTTTTTGCCAATTTCGGCAGTGGTACGGCCGGCCTGTTTGGCTGGGGGCTGCTGCTTATTCTTTTGGGTATTATTATTGCTATTGTGGCTCTCAGGTTTGACCAGATGTCCGAATGGGCTCACCGCTACCGTCTGAATCTTTGGAACAAATGGCTGGGCGGGGTGGTGCTTATTCTAGCGGCTTGGGGTATGCTGGGTATGATGGATGCCGGCGGTGACATAGGCTTAGGCATACTGGGCGGCAAAACCGATGTAAACGGATTTATGCGGGTACTGGCTCTGATTGTGCTGGGAATCATACTTTTAGCTCCGGGTGCAGTCTGGAAAAGCCTGAGTGGGCTTTTCAAAGGTATTTTCAGACCCTCCCGCCGTTCTAATATGCCTGAAGTAGCCCGGCTTGACCGTACGGTAGTCAGCCGTCCGGTATTTGGTGGTCACGAAGACAGTATCAGCCCTGATATGGGTGAACCTGTCCGCAGGTTAGCTAACACAAAACCTGCCTCGAAGATAGAACTTCCATCTATAAAACTGCCCTCATTCGGCAAAACCGAATCACGGGTAATAGAGATTAAAAACCCTCTGGCAGCTAAAACTGCTCCCCAGACAGAGCTTCCCAATATGCCGGCGGAAAATACTGCCAGAGAACCCAAACCGGCTGATGACCGTTCGGACGCTGACCGCAGGCAGGTGGCTTCCGAAGTCTGGAAGAAATATGGCGAGGCTGAGGGTTTGGTAGAGATGGACGGCTGGAAATTGCCGCCTATAGAAATGCTGGATAAAACTACCGAAATAGGTTTTTCGGAAGCGGATAATCTTCAGCGGGCACGGGCTATTGAAGATGCTTTGGCCAGTTACGGGGTGGAGGGCAAGGTTATCCAGATAAATGCCGGACCTACCGTTACCCAATTCGGGGTGGAACCGGGCTGGGACCGCAAATTTAAAGAAATAAAAGAACGTGATAAAGACGGGGAGACTACTTCCCGGCAAGTGGAGGTTTCCAAGACAAGGGTCAAGGTTGACCGTATTGCCTCTTTGGCAAACGATCTGGCACTGGCTCTGGCCGCACCCAGTTTACGCATAGAAGCCCCTGTGCCGGGTAAATCTATAGTAGGTATCGAAGTACCTAACACTTCTTTCGGGGTGGTATCCATGCGGAGCGTTATGGAGACTAACACTTTCCAGAAGATACTGGCTCGCTCACCACTGGCTTTGGCTTTGGGTAAAGGTGCAGGCGGTGAGGCTGTTTCCGGTGACCTGACCAAGATGCCCCATTTGCTTATTGCCGGTGCTACCGGTTCAGGTAAAACAGTCTGCCTGAACTCCATTATATGCTGTATGTTGCTGAACAATACGCCTGCAAGCGTGAAGTTTATTATGATTGACCCCAAAAGGGTGGAACTTACCCCATTTAACGGTTTGCCTCATCTGGCTACACCGGTAATTGTAGACGTGGAAAAAGCTCTGTCTGCCCTGCGCTGGTTGGCGGCTGAGATGGACCGACGTTATCAGACACTGGCGGCAGCCGGTTCACGCAATATTGAGGGTTACAACAAGACCCGTGTTGGTTCTGACCGAATGGCTTTTATTGTACTGATTATAGACGAACTGGCAGATCTGATGATGGCCGGTTTTGATGAGGTTGAACACATCCTTTGCCGCTTGGCTCAGATGGCCAGAGCTGTGGGTATCCACCTGGTAGTGGCTACCCAACGCCCGTCAGTAGATGTCATCACCGGGCTTATCAAGGCTAACTTTCCCACCCGTATCAGTTTTGCGGTTACCTCACAGGTAGACTCGCGGACTATTTTGGATATGGTGGGTGCGGAAAAACTGCTGGGGCGGGGTGATATGCTTTACATGCCTACCGAGGCTGCTAAACCCAAACGTCTGCAGGGCTGTTATGTTTCGGATGCCGAAAGTGAACGCTTGATATACTTTTGGACCAACCAGAAAGATATCTCTCCGTCTGAAGCTTTGAAAGTGGAGGAGATAACCGCCCCGCCGCCGGCTCAAAAAAGCCGAACCAAAGACCCTCTGTTTGACGAGGCCATGGCACTTATTTCAGAGCATAACAATATTATTTCTGCCTCGTTCCTGCAGAGGAAGATGCATATTGGTTACCCCAGAGCTGCCCGCTTGGCAGATGAACTGCGGGAAGCTATTGAGGGTGATGACGGCAAAGCCGAAGTACCAAAAGATGAGTATTAA
- the uvrB gene encoding excinuclease ABC subunit UvrB encodes MPSFKIVSDFALTGDQPQAVEKLAKGLVSGLTDQTLLGVTGSGKTFTMANVIARVNRPTLIISHNKTLAAQLYSEMKEFLPENSVEYFVSYYDYYQPEAYVPQKDMYIEKDSDINEEIDKLRHAATRALFERRDVVIVASVSCIYGLGEPEEYRSFVLPLKKGQSFRRDLILRRLVDMQYERNDLDFSRGKFRLRGDTLEIQPAYEELALRVEFFGDEIERIVSLDPVSGELLAGIEEINIYPAKHFVTSAEKMAEAIKSIQAELEDRLKELEAEGKMLEAARLKQRTNYDLEMMEQAGYCSGVENYSRHLAGRKAGSAPWTLLDYFPEDFLLIVDESHMSLPQIRGMYAGDSARKKTLVDYGFRLPSAMDNRPLSFDEFKARVKQAIYVSATPGPYEKEHSLQVVEQLVRPTGLLEPVMTVKPTVGQIDDLLEEVKKRVAKNERVLITTLTKKMSEKLADYLVEMGVKTHYLHSEVDTLERIEILRDLRLGVYDVIVGINLLREGLDLPEVSLVAILDADKEGYLRSEQALIQTMGRAARHVDGQVIMYADKITGSMQRAMDEIIRRRKIQEDYNRLHNITPQGIRKAIKDINERIRSVTAEVSGPEFRPTPTLREDIARLIKELESQMKKAAKNLEFERAALIRDRVVELRAALEIDPLGRK; translated from the coding sequence ATGCCATCTTTCAAAATAGTCTCAGATTTTGCACTTACCGGTGACCAACCCCAAGCAGTGGAAAAACTGGCTAAGGGACTGGTAAGCGGGCTTACAGACCAGACCCTGCTGGGAGTGACCGGCTCAGGCAAAACCTTTACCATGGCTAACGTTATAGCCAGAGTAAACCGCCCCACCCTGATAATCAGCCACAACAAAACTCTGGCCGCCCAGCTCTATTCAGAAATGAAAGAATTCCTGCCCGAAAACTCGGTGGAATACTTTGTCAGCTATTATGATTATTACCAGCCTGAAGCTTATGTCCCCCAAAAGGACATGTACATTGAGAAAGATTCAGATATAAACGAGGAGATTGATAAACTCCGTCATGCCGCTACCCGTGCCCTTTTTGAACGCCGGGATGTGGTTATCGTAGCCTCGGTTTCCTGCATATACGGTTTGGGCGAACCGGAAGAATACCGCAGTTTTGTACTCCCTTTGAAAAAGGGCCAATCTTTCCGGCGTGACCTTATCCTGCGGCGTCTGGTAGATATGCAGTACGAACGGAATGACCTTGATTTCTCCCGCGGCAAATTCCGTCTGCGGGGAGATACTCTGGAAATTCAGCCGGCTTACGAAGAACTGGCACTCAGGGTGGAATTCTTCGGTGATGAAATAGAACGGATAGTCAGCCTTGACCCGGTAAGCGGCGAACTTCTGGCTGGTATAGAAGAGATAAATATCTACCCCGCCAAGCATTTTGTGACCTCAGCCGAAAAAATGGCTGAGGCCATAAAGAGCATTCAAGCCGAGCTTGAAGACCGCCTGAAGGAACTGGAAGCCGAAGGCAAGATGCTGGAAGCCGCCCGCCTGAAGCAACGAACCAATTATGATTTGGAGATGATGGAACAGGCAGGATATTGCTCAGGGGTGGAAAACTATTCCCGTCATCTGGCAGGGCGAAAAGCAGGCAGTGCCCCTTGGACACTACTGGATTATTTCCCGGAAGATTTTCTGCTGATAGTTGACGAGTCCCATATGAGCCTCCCCCAGATACGGGGAATGTACGCCGGAGACTCCGCCCGCAAAAAAACTCTGGTGGACTACGGCTTCCGCCTGCCGTCAGCTATGGATAACCGCCCCTTGAGCTTTGATGAATTTAAAGCCAGAGTCAAACAGGCTATTTATGTATCAGCCACACCCGGCCCGTATGAAAAAGAACACTCCCTGCAGGTAGTGGAGCAGCTGGTACGCCCCACCGGTCTGCTTGAACCGGTCATGACGGTAAAACCCACCGTCGGGCAGATAGATGACCTGCTGGAAGAAGTAAAAAAACGGGTAGCGAAAAATGAACGGGTGCTTATCACTACCCTTACCAAAAAGATGTCTGAAAAGCTGGCTGATTATCTGGTAGAAATGGGAGTAAAAACCCATTACCTGCACTCCGAGGTAGATACTCTGGAACGGATAGAAATACTCCGTGACCTGCGTCTGGGGGTTTATGACGTAATAGTGGGCATAAATCTGCTCCGCGAAGGATTAGACCTGCCTGAAGTCAGTCTGGTGGCCATACTGGATGCCGACAAAGAGGGATACCTTCGGTCTGAACAGGCACTTATCCAGACTATGGGACGGGCTGCCCGCCATGTGGACGGGCAAGTAATAATGTACGCAGATAAAATAACCGGGTCTATGCAGCGTGCCATGGATGAAATTATCCGCCGCCGTAAAATACAGGAAGATTATAACCGCCTGCACAATATTACCCCGCAGGGTATCCGCAAGGCTATCAAGGATATAAATGAACGTATCCGCTCGGTCACAGCCGAAGTCAGCGGCCCGGAGTTCAGACCCACCCCCACCCTCAGGGAAGATATTGCCCGTTTGATAAAAGAACTGGAAAGCCAGATGAAAAAAGCGGCTAAAAATCTGGAGTTTGAACGGGCAGCCCTTATCCGTGACCGGGTGGTGGAACTGCGTGCCGCACTTGAAATAGACCCGCTGGGCAGAAAATGA
- the ruvC gene encoding crossover junction endodeoxyribonuclease RuvC: MRILGIDPGTLVVGYGIIEAANDELTLVGFSSLTPPACAPIPQRLAYIYKGLVEVIELYQPDEVAVESPFADKNIKSALAIGKAQAVALLAAANHSLPVTEYSPACIKSRVAGSGNASKEQIQEMVRLLLNLAEIPQPNDAADALAVAICHHSQRAFTNIISQGDLT; encoded by the coding sequence ATGAGAATATTGGGAATAGACCCCGGTACACTGGTGGTTGGTTACGGCATTATTGAGGCTGCAAATGACGAACTGACCTTGGTCGGTTTTTCCAGTTTGACACCCCCAGCTTGCGCACCTATACCCCAGCGTCTGGCTTACATATATAAAGGTTTGGTAGAGGTAATCGAACTGTACCAGCCTGATGAAGTAGCAGTAGAAAGCCCGTTTGCAGATAAAAATATTAAGAGTGCATTAGCTATCGGCAAAGCTCAGGCAGTAGCCCTGCTGGCAGCCGCCAACCACAGCCTGCCGGTGACCGAATACAGCCCGGCCTGTATAAAAAGCCGGGTAGCCGGCTCCGGCAATGCCTCCAAAGAGCAGATACAGGAAATGGTACGCCTGCTCTTAAATCTGGCCGAGATTCCCCAACCCAATGACGCCGCTGATGCTCTGGCAGTAGCTATCTGCCATCACAGCCAAAGGGCTTTTACAAATATAATCTCACAGGGAGACTTAACATGA